Proteins from one Sphingomonas sp. HF-S4 genomic window:
- the cpdR gene encoding cell cycle two-component system response regulator CpdR, translating to MIRILLAEDDRVMREYLTRALERSGYAVSAVDRGTEAIPLLEAERFDLLLTDIVMPEMDGIELAQRASEMAPEMRVMFITGFAAVTLKAGKQVPQARVLSKPFHLRDLVLEVDRMFQSENAGFN from the coding sequence ATGATCCGGATTCTGCTGGCCGAGGATGACCGCGTGATGCGGGAATACCTCACCCGTGCGCTGGAGCGCTCGGGCTATGCGGTCAGTGCGGTCGATCGGGGCACCGAGGCGATCCCGCTGCTCGAGGCCGAGCGATTCGACCTGCTGCTCACCGACATCGTCATGCCCGAGATGGACGGGATCGAGCTTGCCCAGCGTGCCAGCGAGATGGCGCCCGAGATGCGGGTGATGTTCATCACCGGATTCGCGGCGGTGACGCTCAAGGCCGGCAAGCAGGTGCCGCAGGCCCGCGTGCTCTCCAAGCCGTTCCATCTGCGCGACCTGGTTTTGGAGGTCGATCGCATGTTCCAGTCGGAGAATGCGGGGTTCAACTGA